In Portunus trituberculatus isolate SZX2019 chromosome 28, ASM1759143v1, whole genome shotgun sequence, the genomic stretch AAAATTAAAATTTAAAATTAAACTATTGTGCATCACTGTTTGGCTTGGTAAGCTGCCATCAATCAGCATACTAGCATAATTGTTTCAgaaaattttaaagcaaacaagGGGATTATAAAAATTTAGAATCAAGAACCCAACCAACATCAGACTCCTAGCTGGCAAGTCCCTCCTCCCCACATCCCGTAGTGTGTTGGAAAGGCAACACTAGAACACCTGGTGGACGCTCAGAGGCAAGCCAGCTTCTGCCGCACTGTCTCAGCAAGCTCCTCCCTCTTGATGGTGGTCTCCTCCCTGGTGACAGTGTCGCGAATCTTCACCACACCAGCCTCCACCTCAGACTCTCCAATCAGCACCACCAGTGGGATCTTGTTGTCCTCAGCATACTGTGGTGGATGATTCAAATTTGTGTTTATCCACATCAGTGCCATTACAACCAAAGGTATTATAACAAGGAGACTCATGAAAAATGAGGATGTGACAAACAAATGTATCTGGAGAACATACTATACTGAACCAttccaaagactaatacatatatataatatgtgttAAATTAAGGAAAATTTGTTTGTCATTTGTCACAGTTACCACTAAACCACAACAAACTATGAAATCAATAGTCAGGTAAGAATCAAGACTGCTACAGGTGCCACAGTGCCTCACCTGCAGCTGGTTGAGGATCTTAGCATTATTCTTGTAGCTGCCCTCTGCCTTGATGCCAGCCTGGTGCAACAGACCCAGCAGCTTCAGCCTCTCGTGCACCATTCCTTTGCAAGCTGTGACCACAAACACCTCCGTCTGGGTCGCTCTCACCTGACAAACAAGCAAAGCAGGATGTTACACAGTGCTGCTCAGTGAtgtcttcttcacttccttgacTATTAATCTGCTTTGCTGCAAGTTCTTAGGTATGAAAATGTATTATACTTAATAACATGATGGGATAAATATGAGAAATTCTAGCATCAATGATTACTCAGGCTTTAAGAATACATAACAAGATGCAATATTCAGCCCTTCTGCCTTACTCTTACTTAACCACAAAGATTCAAGGGAGGAGCTTCACCTTGTTATTCTCGGCACGCATCTTGTGTTCATAGATGGTGAAGAGCCTCTCAATACCAAAGCTCAATCCAACACAGGGAACAGTCTTCTTCTTTGGATCAAACATGCCCACCAGCCCATCATAGCGGCCCCCCCCTGCCACACTGCCCACTGGTCCTTCCTCTCCAATGTTCTGTCCCGCTGTAAGCACTGCCTCGTAAATGACACCAGTGTAGTAATCAAGGCCCCGGGCAAGACCCATATCAAACACCAGGTGGTCTGCACATCCCAGGCTTTTGCAGTACTGGAACAGCAACTTTAGATCTGCAAAGCCAGCCTGGAAGGAAGAACAGACTCAGATTGCTGTACTATTACTCATACTGTTATGAAGTAGTGACTACCTTGGGAATCTAATGTTATGAAATTAAGCATCTACAATGTACATACAagataattttcatttttagtctaagatatttctttaattaaaaaatttaatataaacagcTGAAATAGAATAATGGAATGCTAAAAGGAGCAGAATAAACCTCAACCATGAGATACAAGAGTGACAGCCTCACCTCCTGTCACTTACCTGGGCTGATGGAGAACTCTTCAACAGTTCATCATTGGCCAGTGTCTCCAGGAGTTCTTCTTTGCCAGAAAACTTGACATAATTCCCGATCTTATCTGCCACTTCCTCATCAAGTCCCTTCTCatccaccatctccttcctcacttcctcccatGGTGATTTGTCTAGCTTGTCCACGGCGGAGCAGATGGGACGGAACTTATCACTAGGGACACCACAGGACCCAAACACGCCATCCAGAATCTTTCTGTGGTTAAtctgagggaagaaagaaacactTCAAGCATTAGCAAGATGGCCTTTGTAAAACCAATGATCTGGTCAAGGCTCAGATATTACGAACAACCGTTTATAGATGACATTAATCAATTACTAGTAACAAAATGGAACAGGCCTAAACctttaaaggaagattataaAAATATGACTAAAATGACACTGACATACAAGTCTTTCATCACTGtactctctgcctctctgttaCCTTGATGGTGAACTCTCCCAGTCCCAGCTTGGAAAGCACCTGGTCCACCAGCTGGACACACTCAGCATCAGGAATCATGGGGTCAAACTGGCCGGCAATGTCAAAGTCACACTGGTAGAACTCTCGGTAGCGGCCTGTAGTGTGGGGCATTGTGAGTCATTGCTGCTGTCAAACTTTCTTATGAAGGTCATCTACTTTCATACAAGCATTTCATCAATATAATTTTTTCTGAAGACTTCAACCTCAAACAGTTTCTGCTTTGAGGCATCTGGAGTTTCTTTGCTAACCTGTAATAAGCTTTATTATCTCAAGGACTGCTACCTATGCATCATCAATATAGCTATGTAGAACTCCTACATCTGAAGCACTCATCCTGTATCTTGCTTTCTAACCTGTATTACCTATATCTTATCTGAAAAGCTCTATACCCCTACCCAGCCCAGCCTCCAAGCCTGCCCCATACCTCTGGTCATGGCGGGGGAATCCCTGCGGTAAACACGCGCTACATGATAACGTTTGATGTTGTCAATTTTGTTCATGGCCACATATCGTGCAAACGGCACTGTGAGGTCGTAGCGCAAGGAGAGGATCTCACCACCCTGGTCTTCAAGGTCATAGATCAGCTTCGAGTCTTCACCATATTTTCCTGTCAGCACATCCTGCCACAGAGAAAGTTACACTCTTTTAAGCATCTCACTATTTCAATGGAATGCTTTATTGTTTATCTTGTTTGAACCATTAATATGTAAAAAGGTTTCAACAATAGAGGTATTTGTCACAGGAATTCTGGCACACTCTGCTTTACAAACCTTCAGCTCAAACACTGGTGTCTCAATTTGAACCGCTCCGTGCATGTGGAAGACTGAGTAGATCACACTGAACACCTGGAACACACCGGGCGGGAAATCAACAATAAATGGTAATTATGTTATTagagttacgagagagagagagagagagagagagagagagagagagagagagagagagagagagagagagagagagagagagagagagagagagagagaatgtaaatctTCAGTAGATGACAAGTTTCTACTAAGTTTAAGACTCAAATCAGCAAATAAGATCAGTGGGCAAAGTCTTCATGAATCCTGGTATAATCTGTGGCTTCTAGTTACCTCCCGCCTGTAGGCCATCTCCATGGGGCCATAGTCCCTTGTTCCCTTGGCGGTCTTGAGGACAAACTTGCCtgactttcccttccctttggaCTGGCCGCC encodes the following:
- the LOC123510065 gene encoding histidine--tRNA ligase, cytoplasmic-like isoform X2 — encoded protein: MALFGPARRCLACISRAMVMVGKDSHLAVCATQPSVLPGTRGLACKMDNQLSDLVNKQLNTDAAASNKSPVNDKAGNHSKGSQNEKAGGQSKGKGKSGKFVLKTAKGTRDYGPMEMAYRREVFSVIYSVFHMHGAVQIETPVFELKDVLTGKYGEDSKLIYDLEDQGGEILSLRYDLTVPFARYVAMNKIDNIKRYHVARVYRRDSPAMTRGRYREFYQCDFDIAGQFDPMIPDAECVQLVDQVLSKLGLGEFTIKINHRKILDGVFGSCGVPSDKFRPICSAVDKLDKSPWEEVRKEMVDEKGLDEEVADKIGNYVKFSGKEELLETLANDELLKSSPSAQAGFADLKLLFQYCKSLGCADHLVFDMGLARGLDYYTGVIYEAVLTAGQNIGEEGPVGSVAGGGRYDGLVGMFDPKKKTVPCVGLSFGIERLFTIYEHKMRAENNKVRATQTEVFVVTACKGMVHERLKLLGLLHQAGIKAEGSYKNNAKILNQLQYAEDNKIPLVVLIGESEVEAGVVKIRDTVTREETTIKREELAETVRQKLACL
- the LOC123510065 gene encoding histidine--tRNA ligase, cytoplasmic-like isoform X3, producing MEKMDNQLSDLVNKQLNTDAAASNKSPVNDKAGNHSKGSQNEKAGGQSKGKGKSGKFVLKTAKGTRDYGPMEMAYRREVFSVIYSVFHMHGAVQIETPVFELKDVLTGKYGEDSKLIYDLEDQGGEILSLRYDLTVPFARYVAMNKIDNIKRYHVARVYRRDSPAMTRGRYREFYQCDFDIAGQFDPMIPDAECVQLVDQVLSKLGLGEFTIKINHRKILDGVFGSCGVPSDKFRPICSAVDKLDKSPWEEVRKEMVDEKGLDEEVADKIGNYVKFSGKEELLETLANDELLKSSPSAQAGFADLKLLFQYCKSLGCADHLVFDMGLARGLDYYTGVIYEAVLTAGQNIGEEGPVGSVAGGGRYDGLVGMFDPKKKTVPCVGLSFGIERLFTIYEHKMRAENNKVRATQTEVFVVTACKGMVHERLKLLGLLHQAGIKAEGSYKNNAKILNQLQYAEDNKIPLVVLIGESEVEAGVVKIRDTVTREETTIKREELAETVRQKLACL
- the LOC123510065 gene encoding histidine--tRNA ligase, cytoplasmic-like isoform X4, with the translated sequence MDNQLSDLVNKQLNTDAAASNKSPVNDKAGNHSKGSQNEKAGGQSKGKGKSGKFVLKTAKGTRDYGPMEMAYRREVFSVIYSVFHMHGAVQIETPVFELKDVLTGKYGEDSKLIYDLEDQGGEILSLRYDLTVPFARYVAMNKIDNIKRYHVARVYRRDSPAMTRGRYREFYQCDFDIAGQFDPMIPDAECVQLVDQVLSKLGLGEFTIKINHRKILDGVFGSCGVPSDKFRPICSAVDKLDKSPWEEVRKEMVDEKGLDEEVADKIGNYVKFSGKEELLETLANDELLKSSPSAQAGFADLKLLFQYCKSLGCADHLVFDMGLARGLDYYTGVIYEAVLTAGQNIGEEGPVGSVAGGGRYDGLVGMFDPKKKTVPCVGLSFGIERLFTIYEHKMRAENNKVRATQTEVFVVTACKGMVHERLKLLGLLHQAGIKAEGSYKNNAKILNQLQYAEDNKIPLVVLIGESEVEAGVVKIRDTVTREETTIKREELAETVRQKLACL
- the LOC123510065 gene encoding histidine--tRNA ligase, cytoplasmic-like isoform X1 gives rise to the protein MEKGPPLELVDTHLSEYSYIGGHLPTQADRAVLNAVCVPSDRSNTFPNLRRWAAHMESFTRSEMQAFPPHTESCKMDNQLSDLVNKQLNTDAAASNKSPVNDKAGNHSKGSQNEKAGGQSKGKGKSGKFVLKTAKGTRDYGPMEMAYRREVFSVIYSVFHMHGAVQIETPVFELKDVLTGKYGEDSKLIYDLEDQGGEILSLRYDLTVPFARYVAMNKIDNIKRYHVARVYRRDSPAMTRGRYREFYQCDFDIAGQFDPMIPDAECVQLVDQVLSKLGLGEFTIKINHRKILDGVFGSCGVPSDKFRPICSAVDKLDKSPWEEVRKEMVDEKGLDEEVADKIGNYVKFSGKEELLETLANDELLKSSPSAQAGFADLKLLFQYCKSLGCADHLVFDMGLARGLDYYTGVIYEAVLTAGQNIGEEGPVGSVAGGGRYDGLVGMFDPKKKTVPCVGLSFGIERLFTIYEHKMRAENNKVRATQTEVFVVTACKGMVHERLKLLGLLHQAGIKAEGSYKNNAKILNQLQYAEDNKIPLVVLIGESEVEAGVVKIRDTVTREETTIKREELAETVRQKLACL